DNA from Amorphoplanes friuliensis DSM 7358:
GCGCCGCGCTGTTGTCCTCGGACGGCAGCAGCGCCTCCTCGGGCCAGGTCTCGAGCGGCCGGTCGTCATGACCGCCGGGGGCGCTGCCCGGCTCGGTGGTGATGTAGGGACGGACCAGCACCGGGTCGTTCCGCTCGAGGTCTTCGTCAGCCATCGTGTCGTTCCTGCCGCAGGGGAGGTGCCGGGCGGCGAGGTGCGCCGACCGGTACGTCAAGATACGTGAGGTTCGGCCGCAGAGATCACTGGATGTGCATGCTTTTTGCCCGTTGGTACGAAACTCCTGGTCAGGGCAGGAAGAGCTCGGCCAGGCGGGTGGCTGTGCCGTCACGGACAGTCAGACGGAGCAGGAGGTCCGGGTCGCCGGTGCTCCACCGCACGCGTTCGTCCCGGGGCAGCGGACAGGTCCCGGCGCCGTCGTCGCCGATGCACTCCGCCTCCCCGCCGCGCACGCTCAGCAGCTCCGCCTTCGTGCTGACAGGGAGTGTCGTCTTCGTACGGCTGTCCTCGGTGACCCAGTCCCGGTCGCAGCGCGGATCGGTGCCGCTCACGTGGTACGCCGCGCAGTAGTCCGGCCCCTGCAGGAACACGACGGGCTCGACCACGACCGAACGCGCCCGGGGGTCGTACGCCCGCAGCCGGACCACCGAGGAGGAGTCGCCGCGGAACACGTCGGTGAACGTGGGAGTCGGCGCGACCGAGCTCGACGCGGTGGGCGCCGGGGACACCGGGTCGGGACTGCTGCAAGCGGCCGGCCCGAGGATCAGCAGGGCGACGAGCAGGAGGCGCTTCACAGCGACCGGAATTCGGCTTCGGCGAAGGACACCCGGGCCGGGCCCTCGGCGCTGTCGCTGCCGGCACCGAGCACGATCTTCCCGGCGACCAGGCCCGGGTCGGTGACCGGCGCCTGGAACACGACCGCGTCGCCGATCGTGACGGACGCGGTCTGCGCGCGCAGGTCGATCAGCACCCGTTCGCGGTGCCCGGCCCGGAACGCCGTCGACGCCACTTTGGTCAGTGTCGTCTCGTCACCGTCGTTGTCCAGGTCGAGCCGCACGGTGGTCTCGCACGCCGACAGCTTGTACCCGCTGCGGCCGACGAACCGGAACCAGATCAGTGCACAACTGCCGGGGTTGCGCACGGTCACGTCGACCTCGATGGACTGGTCGCCCGCGAAGCTGTCCGCGGGTCCCGGGCACTCGACGACGTTCGACTCGTCGGTGGTGACCACGAGCTCGTCGTCGAAGACGCAGCTGCCGCCCGGGTCCCCGGTGAGCGGACGCCACTGGGCGGGCCGGTCGAGCCGGTCCAGGATCGACGGCCCGCGGACCTGGCGCGGGGCCGGTTCGGCGACCGACAGCGGCGTGACCGCCTGGCCGGCCGACGACGCCGGGTTGCCGAGCATGGCGTAGGCGCCGCCCGCGGCGAGAGCGGCCAGCGCGGTGCCGGCGGCGATCGTCAGGCCGAGGCGGCGGCGCCGGGTGCCGGGGTGTTGTCGGTTAGCGTCCGGCTGCGCCGCCGCTGCCCGCCGGTCGAGTGCCGGCCGGAGTGCTGGGCCGCCTCGGCCGCGTGCCGCAGATCGGGCCGCTGGGCGAGCGCCAGGGCCTCCTGCGGCCCGGCGGCCAGCAGCAGGTCCAGCAGCTCGTGCGCGGTGGGGCGGTCCTCGGGCTCCTTGGCCAGGCTGAGCGCGACCAGGTCCAGCAGCGGGCGTGGCAGCCCGGACAGCTCCGGCTGCTGGGTGAGGATGCGCGCGGCCGTCGCCGCGGCCGAGTCCGCCGCGAACGGTGTCCGGCCGGTGCCGGCGTACGCCACCACGGCGCCCCAGGCGAAGATGTCGGCGGCGGTGCCGACCGCACGGCTGGCGGCGTCGAACCGCTCCGGCGCCATGTAGGCCACCGTGCCGACCATCTGGTCCGTCCGCGTGTGCTGGCTGGTCACCTCGAGCGCCCGCGCGATGCCGAAGTCGATGACTTTGGGCGTACCGAGGGAGAAGAGCACGTTGCGCGGCTTGAGGTCGCGGTGGATGACCCCGGCGCCGTGGATGGCGGTCAGCGCCGTCGCCACGCCGATCGCGACGCTGTGGAGGTTGCCCGCGGTCAGCGGGCCCTGGTCCTGGACGACCTCGGCGAGGCTGGGCCCGTCGACGTACTCGACGACCAGGTACGGCGTGGCGTGCTCGGGGTCCGCGTCGAGCACCTCGGCGGTGCAGAACGGCGGCACCTCACGCGCGCGGTTGACCTCGCTGCGGAACCGGGCGCGGAACTCGTCCTCGTACGCGTACTCGGGCCGGATGACCTTGACGGCGACGAGCCGATCGCCCCGGCCCCGGGCCAGGAAAACCGTGCCCATGCCGCCTGCGCCCAGCCGGGAGAGCATGGTGTACCCGCCCAGTTGCCGTGGGTCACCGGGCCGGAGTGGAGTGGTCACCGCGTCGATCGTCCTGAG
Protein-coding regions in this window:
- a CDS encoding serine/threonine-protein kinase; amino-acid sequence: MTTPLRPGDPRQLGGYTMLSRLGAGGMGTVFLARGRGDRLVAVKVIRPEYAYEDEFRARFRSEVNRAREVPPFCTAEVLDADPEHATPYLVVEYVDGPSLAEVVQDQGPLTAGNLHSVAIGVATALTAIHGAGVIHRDLKPRNVLFSLGTPKVIDFGIARALEVTSQHTRTDQMVGTVAYMAPERFDAASRAVGTAADIFAWGAVVAYAGTGRTPFAADSAAATAARILTQQPELSGLPRPLLDLVALSLAKEPEDRPTAHELLDLLLAAGPQEALALAQRPDLRHAAEAAQHSGRHSTGGQRRRSRTLTDNTPAPGAAASA